One window from the genome of Rhizoctonia solani chromosome 15, complete sequence encodes:
- a CDS encoding F-box-like protein — MTTPNQSESAVKTWEEASALLLSAFDAYALASADLGAESSISGANPSEFSPKIDSILETVDTAILNQLPKISTNLKKQRNKLVSPTSHLPEEILSEIFRIFVFDPSLDATIPLDMEASVRLIYSRLGTLCTVSSTWRDILNARGRFWSVIPMIEVRSTDPITRLEPYERSFHNARDAPLHLAATIDHHTYKDTLKAISEHGLRLRTANFMINYINLKLARGFIKKLMRYNIGVFSELSIMHYYVPYVAPCDNSDYDGYNDYNNYEPEPGLPTEDDFIFPHDSPEHTSFAQFLGSLTAFRISNVLFHWDNIAFSSRLVELRMQEVNLGYDDAIILFLKALSSASQLRDLKIIAVDTFHKPSITTRVDTHSITFPNLQRLLVKELYFNTFQIIVSMISPLHPLVLSFNYKITRINKLDDDDVININPNFLEDAEADIQNADMNIANNNNGPTDPMELWDALGPIQVETLRLPGTFTNDLPPQIRKAMRAMPGLLTLEVENVDFTASPDEHGRHCHSDALNRSNKFESDPEDPEGKPFPALEKLRLTRVIVDDSTAFREMVTSHPLRELVIGGRIRLSDSHGTNSLQPIHEDSDLVRWLRGVVPDVRVVDSDYRLPGFYDDVWQLW; from the exons ATGACCACACCAAAT CAATCGGAATCCGCTGTGAAAACGTGGGAGGAGGCCAGTGCATTACTCTTATCCGCGTTTGACGCCTATGCGCTTGCGTCTGCCGACCTGGGTGCCGAGTCATCGATTAGCGGTGCTAATCCTAGCGAATTTTCGCCCAAGATCGATTCCATCCTTGAAACAGTGGATACAGCCATATTAAACCAATTGCCCAAGATATCCACTAACCTCAAAAAGCAAAGGAACAAGCTCGTATCGCCAACATCTCATCTCCCTGAAGAGATCCTTTCAGAGATATTCAGAATCTTTGTATTTGATCCAAGTCTAGATGCAACCATCCCCTTAGATATGGAGGCAAGTGTGCGCCTCATATATAGCCGCCTAGGTACTCTTTGCACTGTGAGCTCTACGTGGAGGGATATCCTGAATGCTAGAGGGAGGTTTTGGTCGGTTATACCCATGATTGAAGTTCGGTCCACTGATCCCATCACAAGGTTGGAACCCTACGAGCGAAGTTTTCACAATGCTAGAGACGCCCCACTACATCTTGCGGCAACTATTGATCACCATACATACAAGGACACTCTCAAGGCCATATCCGAGCATGGACTACGTCTCCGAACAGCCAACTTCATGATCAACTATATCAACTTGAAGCTAGCTAGGGGGTTTATTAAAAAGCTGATGCGTTACAATATCGGAGTATTCTCAGAATTATCCATCATGCATTATTATGTGCCTTACGTGGCTCCTTGCGACAACAGCGACTACGATGGTTATAATGATTACAATAATTATGAACCCGAACCGGGGTTGCCTACGGAAGATGACTTCATCTTTCCACACGACTCTCCTGAGCACACTTCATTCGCACAATTTTTAGGATCTCTGACGGCCTTCCGTATAAGCAATGTTCTCTTCCACTGGGACAATATTGCCTTCTCGTCTCGGCTTGTTGAACTTCGGATGCAGGAGGTTAATTTGGGGTATGATGATGCAATTATCCTCTTCCTAAAGGCCCTTTCTTCTGCCTCGCAGCTACGCGACCTCAAGATCATCGCGGTCGATACTTTTCACAAGCCCAGCATAACCACCAGAGTCGACACACATTCCATTACGTTCCCGAATCTTCAGAGGCTACTAGTCAAGGAGCTATACTTCAACACTTTCCAAATCATAGTTTCGATGATTTCTCCTTTACATCCCCTTGTCCTCTCATTCAACTACAAAATCACCCGGATCAATAAGttggatgatgatgatgtgaTCAATATTAACCCAAACTTTCTCGAGGACGCGGAAGCCGATATCCAGAACGCAGATATGAATATTGCCAATAACAACAATGGTCCCACCGATCCTATGGAATTATGGGACGCTTTGGGGCCTATCCAAGTCGAGACGTTAAGGTTACCAGGCACATTTACGAATGATTTGCCACCCCAAATTCGCAAAGCTATGAGGGCGATGCCTGGACTATTAACACTCGAGGTAGAGAATGTCGACTTTACCGCAAGCCCTGATGAACACGGCCGACATTGCCACTCGGACGCCCTGAACCGATCCAACAAGTTCGAATCGGATCCCGAAGATCCCGAAGGCAAACCATTCCCAGCACTCGAAAAGCTTCGTTTGACTAGAGTTATAGTCGATGACAGCACAGCTTTTCGGGAGATGGTAACCAGTCACCCTCTTCGTGAGCTTGTTATTGGGGGTAGAATACGCCTGAGCGATTCGCATGGGACAAATTCTCTCCAGCCGATCCATGAAGACAGTGATCTAGTGAGATGGCTGAGAGGCGTGGTACCGGATGTTCGCGTGGTTGATAGTGACTATCGCCTACCAGGGTTCTACGACGATGTATGGCAACTATGGTAG
- a CDS encoding tigger transposable element-derived protein, protein MSQKRTSVVTLPEVDLALTQWIIQRLHQNVRLTGEVICAKGRYFCQMLGYLDTQLNFSHGWLDRFKTRLGLSSFTFHGDAASASPVHIEGERIRLREILSLYAPWDIYNIDETGLFFRLVPSRGYATRQMSGVKSDKTRITYAFCANMDGSDKRVPLIIGRACRPRCFNGSHGSDMGYNYFWNTKAWMTSPIWNIFLTELNADMQHQGRHILLLCDNAPSHKHDVTHYSNIRIEFLAPNLTAWVQPMDAGIIRCFKAMYKREFIRLAIARDEHSIADIYNISQLQAMELADRAWAMVTPQTIVNCWRHTGICPPQHLLFIEYYSPGVLDSHPNTTLELETALLEQAAGLPHLAHSLFHEMLSVFDETPPTEHEWTDLEIVEQIIADREYRTGNHVEDEDIDAWGADDFRRLNFSPDQAGWQY, encoded by the exons ATGTCTCAAAAGCGGACATCTGTTGTTACCCTCCCGGAGGTTGATTTGGCGCTTACGCAGTGGATCATTCAGAGGTTACATCAGAACGTTCGTCTTACTGGGGAggttatatgcgccaaggGGCGCTACTTTTGTCAGATGCTAGGCTATTTGGATACTCAGCTAAACTTTTCTCATGGCTGGTTGGACCGTTTCAAAACTCGATTGGGGCTTTCCTCGTTTACATTCCACGGAGATGCTGCCTCTGCATCTCCAGTACATATTGAGGGTGAAAGAATTCGCTTACGTGAAATTCTTTCCCTCTATGCCCCATGGGATATCTACAATATTGATGAGACTGGCCTGTTCTTTCGTCTTGTTCCAAGCCGTGGTTATGCTACCCGTCAAATGTCGGGAGTCAAGTCAGACAAGACTCGAATTACCTACGCGTTTTGTGCGAATATGGATGGCTCAGACAAACGAGTTCCTTTGATCATTGGTCGTGCATGTCGTCCTCGATGCTTCAATGGCTCCCACGGCTCCGATATGGGATACAATTACTTCTGGAATACCAAGGCTTGGATGACCAGCCCAATTTGGAACAT ATTCTTAACCGAGCTTAACGCTGATATGCAACACCAGGGGCGGCATATTTTGTTATTATGCGACAATGCGCCATCACACAAACACGACGTAACACACTACTCAAACATCCGTATCGAATTCCTTGCGCCAAATCTGACGGCATGGGTTCAGCCAATGGACGCAGGTATTATTCGATGCTTCAAGGCAATGTATAAACGAGAGTTTATTCGTCTTGCCATTGCTCGTGACGAACACTCGATTGCTGATATTTATAATATCAGTCAACTACAAGCGATGGAACTAGCGGATAGAGCCTGGGCCATGGTGACTCCTCAAACGATAGTCAATTGCTGGCGACATACGGGGATTTGTCCTCCCCAACACCTTTTGTTTATTGAATACTATAGCCCAGGAGTGTTGGATAGTCACCCAAATACAACGTTGGAGCTCGAGACAGCGCTTCTGGAACAGGCTGCTGGCCTTCCTCACCTTGCTCACAGTCTGTTTCACGAAATGCTCTCGGTGTTTGACGAAACCCCGCCAACCGAGCACGAGTGGACAGATCTAGAAATTGTGGAGCAGATCATCGCTGACCGTGAGTACCGAACGGGAAACCACGTCGAAGATGAAGACATCGACGCCTGGGGCGCTGATGATTTCCGACGCTTGAATTTTTCACCAGACCAGGCTGGTTGGCAGTATTAG